One genomic segment of Opisthocomus hoazin isolate bOpiHoa1 chromosome 23, bOpiHoa1.hap1, whole genome shotgun sequence includes these proteins:
- the KCNMB1 gene encoding calcium-activated potassium channel subunit beta-1 encodes MLGKKLVTAQKRGETRALCLGLGMVACSMMIYFFIGITIVPFYTKSVWTAETVCKVLKANIQDKVLDPNNKGSEDEDIFPYPCLQVWVNLTASGQEVMLYQTEDTLERNPKCSYVPGKSENSQEVKARIEKIASNFKKYQTFPCYYDPGGTQTNVILTRLYPPKGLLFAFLWPTLMFTGGCLIIVLVKISQYFSILSAWQ; translated from the exons ATGTTGGGAAAAAAGTTGGTGACTGCACAGAAGCGAGGGGAGACAAGAGCCCTTTGCCTGGGACTGGGAATGGTTGCGTGCTCCATgatgatatatttttttattggGATCACCATTGTGCCGTTCTACACTAAAAG tGTTTGGACAGCAGAAACTGTGTGCAAGGTACTCAAAGCTAACATCCAGGACAAAGTTCTCGACCCAAACAACAAAGGCTCAGAGGATGAGGACATCTTTCCTTATCCCTGTCTACAGGTGTGGGTTAATCTGACAGCCTCAGGACAAGAGGTTATGCTGTATCAGACTGAAGATACACTGGAAAGAAATCCTAAG TGCTCGTACGTCCCAGGCAAGTCGGAGAACTCTCAAGAAGTTAAAGCACGAATAGAAAAAATTGCAAGCAATTTCAAAAAATACCAGACTTTTCCATGCTACTATGACCCAGGAGGAACGCAGACCAACGTCATTTTAACCAGACTTTACCCCCCAAAAGGCCTcctctttgctttcctttggCCCACGCTCATGTTTACTGGTGGATGTCTCATTATCGTTCTGGTGAAAATCAGTCAgtatttttccattctttctgCTTGGCAGTAG